A window of the Paenibacillus sp. genome harbors these coding sequences:
- the moaC gene encoding cyclic pyranopterin monophosphate synthase MoaC, giving the protein MESLTHFNEQGRARMVDISDKAETTRTAVATSAVVMRPETLQAIKAGTAAKGDVLAVAQVAGIMAAKKTSDLIPMCHPIRITGVDIAFEDNGADTLRIAATVRTTGGTGVEMEALTAASVAALTVYDMCKAMDKAMTIGPTQLERKTGGKSGDFIRI; this is encoded by the coding sequence ATGGAATCATTGACGCATTTTAACGAACAGGGCAGGGCCAGAATGGTCGATATTTCCGACAAAGCCGAAACGACGCGCACGGCGGTCGCGACGAGCGCCGTCGTCATGCGGCCGGAGACGCTGCAGGCGATCAAGGCCGGCACGGCCGCCAAGGGCGACGTGCTCGCGGTCGCGCAAGTAGCAGGCATCATGGCGGCGAAGAAGACGTCGGACCTCATCCCGATGTGCCATCCGATCCGCATCACCGGCGTCGACATCGCCTTCGAGGACAACGGCGCCGACACGCTGCGCATCGCCGCGACCGTCCGCACGACCGGCGGCACCGGCGTCGAAATGGAGGCGCTCACCGCCGCGTCCGTCGCCGCGTTGACCGTGTACGACATGTGCAAGGCGATGGACAAGGCGATGACGATCGGGCCGACGCAGCTGGAGAGGAAAACGGGCGGCAAGAGCGGGGACTTCATCCGCATATAA
- a CDS encoding MogA/MoaB family molybdenum cofactor biosynthesis protein encodes MRWKVAILTTSDRGARGERESTSALVIRELVEEELHGDIVEDRVVPDEIDDVMAALIEMSEYHEAHLILTTGGSGLGARDITPEATRQVIDREIPGFPELIRASQAARNIRPALFRGTAGQRGRTLIVNLPGRPKGVSTAMMAIIADLEAAMRKLSGKEDDFEE; translated from the coding sequence ATGCGGTGGAAGGTAGCGATATTGACGACCAGCGATCGCGGCGCCCGAGGAGAGCGGGAATCCACGAGCGCGCTCGTCATCAGGGAGCTCGTCGAGGAGGAGCTGCACGGGGACATCGTCGAAGACCGCGTCGTGCCTGATGAAATCGACGACGTCATGGCGGCGCTCATCGAAATGTCCGAATACCACGAAGCCCACCTGATCTTAACGACCGGCGGGTCCGGGCTCGGCGCCCGCGACATTACGCCGGAGGCGACGCGCCAAGTGATCGACCGCGAAATTCCGGGGTTTCCCGAGCTGATTCGCGCCAGCCAAGCGGCCCGGAACATCCGTCCCGCGCTGTTTCGCGGCACGGCGGGACAGCGCGGCCGCACGTTGATCGTCAATCTTCCGGGGCGTCCGAAGGGCGTCAGTACGGCGATGATGGCGATCATAGCGGACTTGGAGGCGGCGATGCGGAAGCTGTCGGGCAAGGAGGATGATTTCGAGGAATGA